TGTCTGCCCGTTCTCGATAGTCATCAAATTCTACAGCAGTCCCAGACTACACTGACGTCAAAAAGGAATTGACCGAGTTATTCCACCGTTCGGGCTGTTCGAGCATTGAAAGATGTGCCGCATCAGCGACCGTCATCTGCTCGCACGTCGGTATCTCCTCTGCGAGATATGAGTGAAAGGACGGGGGCGTGAGCTGGTCGTACTCGCCCGTGATTGCGAGACAGGGAACTTCGACAGTATCGAGCTGCTGGCGCACGTCGAACGCAGCACAACTCATGAAATCACGATGGATTACCTCTCGTCCAGCCTCGTGCAGCGACGCTTTCGAGGCCTGACGATCGTCCTCACTTGCGTCGTGAAACAGCATATCTGCTCCGTGGAGGAACTCGGCGACACCTTCGAGATCATCCCTGAGCAGATCACGCAACTCGTCTGTCACGCCGAGTTTTGCGCCCGTTCCACAGAGAACCATTGCCTCGGGCTCAATATCCCGCTCGATGAGGAGGTGAAGGACGACGGCCCCGCCAAGGGAATTACCAACCAGCACGCCCGCATCGACCTCGCGTGCGACAGCGTATACGTCGTCTGCGTACGCATCGAGCGTCTCACGACCCGGATCGGTGTCGATGTCATCGCTCTCGCCGTGACCGCTCAAATCGAGTGCAACAGCAGGCCGAACGTTTTCACGGCGGCCGTACTGATGAACCCATACCTCGTGTGATCCACCACTCCCATGCACGTACACCACTGGTGGAGCATCGTTTCCAAAATCGGTCCGACGATACGTCGTCTCACGACCGTCGTGACAGACGTTCTGCATACCAGAACTACGTCGACTGTCGTATAAATCTCCGTATTGTTCAGCCGTGTAAATCTGGAACCACAATTCGACCGATATTCCAAATATCAACACCGTCCTGCGATTTTAATAGAAAGGTTTATATAGAATAGTAACTAACTTAGAGTTAGCATGAACGAGCAACAGCGGTTCACTGAACAGGGAGGGTTCATCACTCGGTACGACTACGATGATGAAACTGTGCTCGTAGCGGACATCGGTTTGAGTACTGAGGCGTCGATCGACGTTGTCGATGACACAGCCATAGTCGTCATCGGTGATGAGCAGTACGAGTTCGATGTGCCTGCGGGTGACGCGCAAGCGTTTATCAAAAACGGGATCGTCACTATCGAGGTAGAGCGATGAAACTCACCGTCAAACCCCTTAAACAGAAGGATGCTGGACGAGGACTCGCGGCGATCGACCGCACGGTGATGGCCGAGCTTGACCTCGAAAATGGCGATTATATCGTTATCAGCGCGAGCGACGGTCGTGCCGTCGCGCGCGTCTGGCCGGGCTACCCGGAAGACGAAGGGAATGAAATCATCCGAATCGATGGCCGACTCCGTCAAGAAGCTGATGTTGGTATCGACGACAGCGTAACTGTCGAGAAAGCGGATGTCAAACCCGCCAAGAGCGTCACGGTGGCACTCCCACAGACGCTCAGAATCCGTGGGAACGTCGGCTCACTCATTCGTGATCAGCTCAGTGGGCAAGCTGTCACGAAGGGCCAGACAGTTCCGATTTCGTTCGGACTCGGTCCGTTGTCTAGCATGTCTGGTCAGCGAATACCGTTGAAGATCGCAAGCACGTCTCCGAGCGGAACGGTCGTGATCACTGATTCGACGGAGATGCAGGTGAGTGAGAAGCCTGCCGAACAGATCGTCTCTGGTGGTTCGAGCGACCGGGAAACACCCAATGTCGCCTACGAGGATATAGGCGGTCTCGACGAGGAACTCGAACAGGTCCGGGAGATGATCGAACTCCCGATGCGTCATCCGGAGCTGTTCCGACAACTCGGCATCGAGCCGCCCAAAGGTGTGCTCTTGCACGGTCCGCCCGGGACCGGGAAGACGCTCATGGCCAAGGCGGTGGCCAACGAAATTGATGCGTACTTCACCAACATTTCCGGACCGGAGATCATGTCGAAGTTCTACGGGGAAAGCGAAGAACAGCTTCGGGAGATCTTCGAGGATGCATCGGAGAACGCCCCGGCTATTGTCTTCATTGACGAGCTCGACGCCATCGCGCCAAAGCGTGGCGAGACAACGGGCGATGTCGAACGGCGGGTCGTCGCCCAACTCCTCTCGTTAATGGACGGACTCGAAGAGCGCGGACAAGTGACTGTCATCGGTGCAACGAACCGCGTCGATGCGCTTGATCCCGCACTCCGTCGCGGTGGTCGCTTCGATCGAGAGATTGAGGTCGGTGTCCCCGACCGAGAGGGCCGCATGGAAATTCTGCAGGTCCACACCCGCGGAATGCCGCTCACTGACGACATTGACCTCGAAACGTACGCAGAAAACACGCATGGATTCGTGGGTGCCGACCTCGAATCGTTGGCGAAAGAGTCAGCGATGACTGCACTGCGGCGTATCCGTCCTGATCTCGATCTCGAAAGCGAAGAGATCGACAGTGAAATACTCGAATCCCTTCGCGTAACCGACGCCGACTTCCGAGACGCGCTCAAGGGTATCGAACCTTCGGCGCTCCGGGAAGTCTTTGTCGAAGTACCGGATGTCACGTGGGAGGACGTAGGCGGACTCGGAGAGACCAAAGACCGACTCCGGGAGACGATCCAGTGGCCAATCGACTTCCCAGAAGTCTTCACGGCAATGGATATGTCGCCCGCAAAGGGAGTTCTCCTGTATGGACCGCCGGGAACAGGAAAGACGCTGCTCGCAAAGGCTATCGCCAGCGAAGCAAACAGCAATTTCATCTCGATCAAGGGTCCCGAGTTGCTGAACAAATACGTTGGTGAGTCCGAGAAAGGCGTCCGCGACGTCTTCTCGAAAGCCCGCGAGAACGCTCCCACCGTGGTCTTCTTCGACGAGATCGACTCAATCGCGGGCGAACGGGGCCAGCGCATGGGTGATTCCGGTGTCGGTGAGCGCGTCGTTTCACAGCTACTCACCGAACTCGACGGTGTCGAGGATCTCGATGATGTGGTTATCATCGCCGCGACCAACCGGCCGGATCTCATCGACAACGCACTGCTCAGACCGGGGCGTCTCGACCGACACGTCCACGTTCCCGTCCCCGATGAGGAGGCTCGCCGGGCGATCTTCGACGTCCACACGAAGAACAAACCCCTCGCTGACAACGTCGACCTCGATCGACTCGCACAGCAGAGTGAGGGCTACGTCGGAGCCGACATCGAGGCAGTCACACGCGAAGCCTCAATGATCGCCACCCGAGAGTTCATCGAC
The nucleotide sequence above comes from Halocatena marina. Encoded proteins:
- a CDS encoding CDC48 family AAA ATPase codes for the protein MKLTVKPLKQKDAGRGLAAIDRTVMAELDLENGDYIVISASDGRAVARVWPGYPEDEGNEIIRIDGRLRQEADVGIDDSVTVEKADVKPAKSVTVALPQTLRIRGNVGSLIRDQLSGQAVTKGQTVPISFGLGPLSSMSGQRIPLKIASTSPSGTVVITDSTEMQVSEKPAEQIVSGGSSDRETPNVAYEDIGGLDEELEQVREMIELPMRHPELFRQLGIEPPKGVLLHGPPGTGKTLMAKAVANEIDAYFTNISGPEIMSKFYGESEEQLREIFEDASENAPAIVFIDELDAIAPKRGETTGDVERRVVAQLLSLMDGLEERGQVTVIGATNRVDALDPALRRGGRFDREIEVGVPDREGRMEILQVHTRGMPLTDDIDLETYAENTHGFVGADLESLAKESAMTALRRIRPDLDLESEEIDSEILESLRVTDADFRDALKGIEPSALREVFVEVPDVTWEDVGGLGETKDRLRETIQWPIDFPEVFTAMDMSPAKGVLLYGPPGTGKTLLAKAIASEANSNFISIKGPELLNKYVGESEKGVRDVFSKARENAPTVVFFDEIDSIAGERGQRMGDSGVGERVVSQLLTELDGVEDLDDVVIIAATNRPDLIDNALLRPGRLDRHVHVPVPDEEARRAIFDVHTKNKPLADNVDLDRLAQQSEGYVGADIEAVTREASMIATREFIDSVDPEDIDGSVDNVRVTMDHFEQALDEVRPSVTEEIRERYDNIEEQFGRGGEPGNQEQVSRTFQ
- a CDS encoding alpha/beta fold hydrolase, producing MQNVCHDGRETTYRRTDFGNDAPPVVYVHGSGGSHEVWVHQYGRRENVRPAVALDLSGHGESDDIDTDPGRETLDAYADDVYAVAREVDAGVLVGNSLGGAVVLHLLIERDIEPEAMVLCGTGAKLGVTDELRDLLRDDLEGVAEFLHGADMLFHDASEDDRQASKASLHEAGREVIHRDFMSCAAFDVRQQLDTVEVPCLAITGEYDQLTPPSFHSYLAEEIPTCEQMTVADAAHLSMLEQPERWNNSVNSFLTSV